In the Desulfomonile tiedjei genome, AGCTGGCTCAACCGGAAAAGGGAAAAAAGCAAAGACCGATGCGACGGAACCCATCTGGAATCTGCGCCTCTATGTGGCCGGTCAGACCCAGAAATCGATCACGGCCTTCGCGAATTTAAAGAAGATCTGCGACGAGCACCTCGCGGGGAAATACCGCATCGAAGTGATCGATCTGGTCAAGAACCCCCAACTGGCCAAAGGCGACCAGATCATCGCCCTGCCGACCCTGGTAAGGAAACTTCCCGAACCGATTAAAAAGATTATCGGCGATCTGGCCAATACGGAGCGCGTGCTGGTGGGACTGGACATTCGTTCCGCCTGATTGAAAAATCGCACTCGTACGCGTACGAGTACGAAGGGTGGAAAAATTCTCATGAGGTAACCACGATGCATACCCAAATATTGAAAACGAGCAACCAGGAATTCGAAACCGCGTTGGCGAAGCAAAACAACGCCACGTACGCTTTTCGGCTGTATATTACCGGGATGACGCCAAGATCGATCCAGGCCATCGCCAAGGTTCGGCAACTCTGCGAAAAATACCTCGCGGGCCGCTTCGAACTCAAGGTGATCGACATCTACCAGCAGCCCGCGCTGGCCAAGGGCGAGCAAATCATCGCCACCCCCACGCTCATCAAGGAACTGCCCCTGCCACTGCGCAAGATCATCGGCGATATGTCGGAAACGGAGAAATTTCTGGTGGGCGTCGATCTGAAATCCAAGGATGGATGAGCAGGCCGCCATGCACCAATCGCAAAAAACATATCAACAACTTTTGGACGAATTGCAGGAACTGGCGCTTCGGACGAAAGAGGCCGAGGAAACGCTGCGCGCGATCCTGAGCGGTGAGGTGGACGGCCTGGTCGTGGCAACGGCCCAGGGGGATCGGGTCTTTACGCTCTCGGGGGCCGATCTTCCCTACCGGATCATGGTCGAAACCATGAGCGAAGGGGCCGTCACCCTTTCCCCGGACGGCACGATTCTTTTCTGCAACCAACGTTTCGCGGATATCGTTCAATGGCCTCTGGATCAGGTGGTGGGATCTTCGATCTATCGATACTTTTCATCGGACCACCTTCATTTGCTTCAGAGGTTGTTCGCGCGGGGTTTAAAGGATAGCAGTAAAATAGAATTGGCCTTAGGCGCCGGAGAGCAAAAAGTGACACCGGCCATGCTTTCCGTAAGTCCTCTCGAGATTGTGGATATGCCCGGCACGGTGTGCATGGTGGTGACCGACCTGACGGAGCAAAAGCGCGACGCGGCGATGCTGGCGGAAGAACGATTGATCGCTCAGATTCTCGATCAGGCTTCGGAAATACATGTGCTCTGCGACCACCAAGGCCGTATTATTCGCGCAAGCAAGTCGACCCACAGGCTGCTGGGCCGCATTCCGATCTTCGAAACCTTCGACGAGGCATTTGCGCTCCTCTATCCCGACGGAACGCCCTTTGTCCTTCTCTCCGCCATCGGCGAGAAGCTATCCAATAAGGTCGAGGTGGCCCTCAGGCATCCGGACGATACGTATGCCCACTTTTTATTAAGCGCCAACGCGCTCGTTGATTCCGAAGGCATCATCGGCATTGTCGTCGAAATCGTGGACATCACCGAGCGCAAGCTGGCCAGTGAAAATTTGCTCAAAGCCTACGCCGAAGTCGAAAGGAAAGTCGACGAACGGACCGCGGCACTCTACCGGGCGAACCGGGAATTGGCCTTGGAGATAGAGCATAAGAAGAAAGCCGAAGAAGAGCTGCGCCATGCAATGCTGGAATTGAAAGGCAAAGCCATCGGTCTGACCGAAGCGAACATGGCGTTGAAAGTTTTGCTGAAGCAGAGAGAAGCGGATAAGGTCGAACTCGAAGAAAAAGTGCTGCTCAACATCAAGCGCCTGATTATCCCTTATATGGGCAAACTCAAACGCAACCCATCGGATGCGAAACAAAGTGCGTATATCGACATCCTGGAATCGAATCTGAATGAAATCGTTTCCCCTTTCGTGCGCAACCTGGAGGCCACCATGTCACGGCTTTCGCGTACCGAGATCGAAGTCGCGCATCTGGTGCGGCAGGGGCAAAGTACAAAGAAAATTTCCGAAATCCTGCGCCTGGCGCCAAGCACCATCGATTTTCACCGGAACAACATCCGGGCGAAACTGGGCGTCAAGAATAAGAAAATCGGCCTGCGAACCTACCTGTCCTCCCTCGGATAATATCGGGTTTAGGCCCATATTACCCCCCTGATTATCCAATCTTGTGTTTAACTTGAGCGGTAGTAACATACCTCCTGACGATACGATGCGGAGTCGAGTCACCATTGCCTCTCTATTCTAACCGCGCCGCCGCTGTTTCAAATGTTCGAGAAAAGATTCTGGAAACAGGCGCGACATTTTTACAGGTCCCGTTTGCCTCGGAAAAAACAACATAATTCTTAAAGTACACATGAGGTGCCGCATGCAGGTGAAGCCGGAACATAGGAAAAACGAACGTTTTGGTCATGAATACATCATTATGCTCGGTGCTGAACGGACGCTCTCTCCTCACTATGTGGTGTCGTATAATTTGAGCCAAACGGGCATGTATTTCAAGTCGATCTTCGAACTGCATCCAGGGTCGCAGATCCTGATCGGCATCGACGACTATACATCCTTCCGGAATCAGGTCCAGGCCAGGGTCATGTGGTGCAAAAAAATAGAAAATGGCACCGCCTTACGCTATGGCGTCGGCGTGGAGTTCCTTCAGCCGCAAAAGACGATTGGAGCAAAAGCATTCCCGTCATTTACTCCGCGAAAGAAGAGCGCGGATAGGTACGGGGGTGAGAGCAAGGTTGGGACGAACGTGGACGAGCGTGTGCGAGAATAACGGTAGGCCAGGATCGAGGCACAATATTTACAATCCGCCGGGTAGCGGCAAAAGGAAAGCAAGGAGAGACTACAATGAATCCTGCAAAAATTGCGGCCATCGTGCTGATCGTGGCCGGCCTCCTGGGATTGGTCTATGGCGGTTTCAGCTACACCCGGCAGACCCACGAGACCAAGCTGGGGCCGATCGAGTTCTCGGTAAAAGATAAACAAACGGTCAACGTTCCGGTTTGGGCCGGTGTAGGGGCGATCGTAATTGGCGGCGTGCTTCTACTTCTGGGAAACAAGAGGAGCTAAAGCAGACCGAAGGCAAAACATATAATAGGAGTT is a window encoding:
- a CDS encoding circadian clock protein KaiB — its product is MKAGSTGKGKKAKTDATEPIWNLRLYVAGQTQKSITAFANLKKICDEHLAGKYRIEVIDLVKNPQLAKGDQIIALPTLVRKLPEPIKKIIGDLANTERVLVGLDIRSA
- a CDS encoding thiol-disulfide isomerase, which gives rise to MHTQILKTSNQEFETALAKQNNATYAFRLYITGMTPRSIQAIAKVRQLCEKYLAGRFELKVIDIYQQPALAKGEQIIATPTLIKELPLPLRKIIGDMSETEKFLVGVDLKSKDG
- a CDS encoding PAS domain-containing protein — its product is MDEQAAMHQSQKTYQQLLDELQELALRTKEAEETLRAILSGEVDGLVVATAQGDRVFTLSGADLPYRIMVETMSEGAVTLSPDGTILFCNQRFADIVQWPLDQVVGSSIYRYFSSDHLHLLQRLFARGLKDSSKIELALGAGEQKVTPAMLSVSPLEIVDMPGTVCMVVTDLTEQKRDAAMLAEERLIAQILDQASEIHVLCDHQGRIIRASKSTHRLLGRIPIFETFDEAFALLYPDGTPFVLLSAIGEKLSNKVEVALRHPDDTYAHFLLSANALVDSEGIIGIVVEIVDITERKLASENLLKAYAEVERKVDERTAALYRANRELALEIEHKKKAEEELRHAMLELKGKAIGLTEANMALKVLLKQREADKVELEEKVLLNIKRLIIPYMGKLKRNPSDAKQSAYIDILESNLNEIVSPFVRNLEATMSRLSRTEIEVAHLVRQGQSTKKISEILRLAPSTIDFHRNNIRAKLGVKNKKIGLRTYLSSLG
- a CDS encoding PilZ domain-containing protein, which encodes MQVKPEHRKNERFGHEYIIMLGAERTLSPHYVVSYNLSQTGMYFKSIFELHPGSQILIGIDDYTSFRNQVQARVMWCKKIENGTALRYGVGVEFLQPQKTIGAKAFPSFTPRKKSADRYGGESKVGTNVDERVRE